Proteins encoded by one window of Lathyrus oleraceus cultivar Zhongwan6 chromosome 1, CAAS_Psat_ZW6_1.0, whole genome shotgun sequence:
- the LOC127095405 gene encoding uncharacterized protein LOC127095405, which translates to MVNRNQNVDNVIRQIRHDDTTTDNNLASMVERIMILNGVNFSLRRPNYTSPLPEYILQAEAPLKTKIPKFTKFSGDTTESTIEHMARYLIEAGDISNNESLRIKFFPSYLTKNAFTWFTTLPQSSIYIWNQLGRMFHEQFYMGQMKISLKELASIKQKFTDPIDDYLNRFRLLKARCFTRVPENELVEMAVGGLDYSIRKKLDS; encoded by the coding sequence ATGGTAAATAGAAACCAAAACGTCGATAATGTCATACGGCAGATTCGACATGACGATACGACGACAGATAATAATCTAGCATCCATGGTCGAAAGGATTATGATTCTAAATGGGGTAAACTTTAGCCTTCGAAGGCCAAATTATACATCACCTTTGCCGGAATATATCCTACAGGCAGAAGCACCCCTTAAAacaaaaatccccaaattcacTAAGTTCTCTGGGGATACTACTGAATCCACTATCGAACATATGGCTAGATATTTAATCGAGGCAGGAGACATTTCGAACAACGAAAGCCTTAGGATAAAGTTTTTCCCAAGTTATCTCACAAAGAatgccttcacatggttcaccaCCTTGCCACAAAGTTCAATTTATATTTGGAATCAGTTAGGGAGAATGTTCCATGAGCAGTTTTACATGGGACAAATGAAGATAAGTCTGAAGGAATTGGCTAGTATTAAACAAAAGTTTACTGATCCAATTGATGACTATCTAAATAGGTTTCGATTACTCAAAGCTAGGTGCTTTACGCGAGTGCCAGAGAATGAACTAGTCGAAATGGCTGTTGGGGGCCTTGACTATTCTATTAGGAAGAAGTTAGATTCCTAG